In one window of Gemmatimonadaceae bacterium DNA:
- a CDS encoding GWxTD domain-containing protein — protein sequence MRHVAVTYRALRAAVAAFGVICVATLAGAAPLVAQSPRLRAPTDSLVREALDKAANGDTSTALDLLERATDQSPRDVNALYWRGLMLSRTTALSMVDSPRRFLAGRLLDRANDIDPRNPRYLIEIGRIRLKTPMRRIEAERLFRKALSIAESNGDPVQLADVAYELGTIKERRYLTGRDRWIYTTTNVIFDPIAARARLHYTREFLQSLSQPIENSGQVDRQDAEEYFRRALTSLPTHAPSAVSLMGLLYDQHRYDEMRHIAAAFTAIDSAPPRVLFAGGLAAYKLGQLTQADTLFGRALARFTPSERAELTHLGRITRKGDSVRIDGLNAEDRARTDSAFWEAADPMLSTPENEARLEFLARMAFADLRFTDADTRQVGWRTDRGLIIARYGEPPVVATFAPTSDADAKDAVGRVITVWYYPRTEVEFVFTGPPAMNVAIFAGNHRGFAEEQRQEAPFLLDNLAMAMAVDTVPIQVARFRGETPAKAQLMIAASIPTERLYAAAEIDRGALESSVRIGPLAALKVARLDTTAVSLPTSKRLSRLWVDTVAAGANLRLRVEVRDAALTGAMGRAQADLTMFSADTTKLSSSDMVFANRLPSPGSTVGRWTTIGLVPRGDLNLVQRDTFSVYWENYGLRPDADGRVKYEVRMIVTLEQIDRGPSGVRRFFGGISDVVGLSTEGDEQLGLRFERNEALGARDRVPELVTLGMGSAPAGRYHLELIITDRTSKQVTRTQRQFHIRGQ from the coding sequence ATGCGTCACGTCGCCGTAACCTATCGCGCGCTCCGCGCGGCCGTGGCTGCGTTCGGAGTGATATGCGTCGCCACGCTGGCCGGCGCCGCGCCGCTCGTGGCGCAATCCCCGCGCCTCCGGGCACCCACCGATTCGCTGGTGCGGGAAGCCCTCGACAAGGCGGCCAACGGTGACACCAGCACCGCGCTGGATCTGTTGGAACGCGCGACCGACCAGTCGCCTCGGGATGTGAACGCATTGTACTGGCGGGGACTCATGCTGTCGCGCACCACCGCGCTGTCGATGGTGGACTCGCCCCGCCGGTTCCTCGCCGGCCGCCTGCTGGACCGCGCCAACGACATCGATCCGCGCAATCCGCGCTACCTCATTGAAATCGGGCGCATTCGCCTCAAGACGCCTATGCGGCGCATTGAAGCCGAGCGGTTGTTCCGCAAGGCGCTGTCGATAGCCGAATCGAATGGGGATCCGGTACAACTGGCCGATGTCGCCTACGAGTTGGGCACCATCAAGGAACGGCGCTATCTCACCGGTCGCGACCGGTGGATCTACACCACCACCAACGTCATCTTCGATCCGATCGCCGCACGGGCGCGTCTGCATTACACCCGCGAATTCCTGCAGAGTCTCTCACAGCCGATCGAGAATTCCGGCCAGGTGGATCGGCAGGACGCCGAGGAATACTTCCGGCGCGCGCTGACGTCGCTGCCCACGCACGCGCCCAGTGCGGTGTCGTTGATGGGCCTCCTGTACGATCAGCATCGCTACGATGAAATGCGCCACATCGCGGCGGCATTCACCGCGATAGACAGCGCCCCGCCGCGCGTGCTCTTCGCCGGTGGCCTCGCCGCCTACAAACTCGGTCAACTGACGCAAGCGGACACGCTGTTCGGGCGCGCGCTCGCGCGATTCACCCCTTCCGAACGGGCCGAACTCACGCACCTCGGTCGCATTACCCGCAAGGGAGACTCCGTACGCATCGACGGACTCAATGCCGAGGATCGCGCGCGCACGGACAGCGCCTTCTGGGAAGCGGCCGATCCCATGCTCTCCACCCCGGAGAACGAGGCGCGCCTGGAGTTTCTCGCGCGCATGGCCTTCGCCGATCTGCGCTTCACCGACGCCGACACGCGCCAGGTAGGATGGCGGACCGATCGCGGATTGATCATCGCGCGCTACGGCGAACCTCCGGTCGTGGCGACCTTTGCGCCAACCTCCGACGCGGATGCCAAGGACGCCGTCGGGCGCGTGATCACGGTCTGGTACTATCCGCGCACGGAAGTCGAATTTGTCTTCACAGGTCCGCCGGCCATGAACGTGGCCATCTTCGCCGGCAATCATCGCGGGTTCGCCGAGGAGCAGCGACAGGAAGCACCGTTCCTGCTGGACAATCTGGCAATGGCGATGGCCGTCGATACCGTTCCCATTCAGGTGGCGCGATTTCGCGGCGAGACGCCGGCCAAGGCGCAGTTGATGATCGCAGCGAGCATTCCTACCGAGAGGTTGTACGCCGCCGCCGAGATTGACCGCGGCGCGCTGGAGTCATCGGTGCGCATCGGACCATTGGCCGCGCTCAAAGTCGCGCGCCTCGATACCACGGCCGTTTCGTTGCCCACCTCGAAACGTCTGTCGAGACTGTGGGTCGACACCGTCGCTGCCGGCGCGAATCTCCGCCTGCGGGTGGAAGTGCGTGACGCCGCGCTGACCGGCGCCATGGGTCGCGCGCAGGCGGACCTGACGATGTTCTCGGCAGATACCACCAAACTGTCCAGCAGTGACATGGTGTTCGCCAATCGCCTGCCCTCGCCGGGTTCGACCGTTGGCCGGTGGACCACCATCGGACTCGTGCCACGTGGTGACCTCAACCTCGTTCAGCGCGATACATTCTCGGTGTACTGGGAAAACTATGGACTGCGCCCCGATGCGGATGGACGCGTCAAGTACGAAGTCCGCATGATCGTCACGCTGGAACAGATTGACCGCGGTCCCAGTGGCGTTCGGCGATTCTTTGGTGGCATTTCGGACGTGGTGGGACTGAGCACTGAGGGTGACGAGCAACTTGGGTTGCGGTTTGAACGGAACGAGGCGTTGGGCGCGCGCGATCGCGTCCCCGAACTGGTCACGCTGGGCATGGGCAGTGCGCCCGCCGGTCGCTATCACCTGGAATTGATCATCACCGACCGCACGTCCAAACAGGTCACACGAACGCAACGGCAGTTTCACATTCGAGGTCAGTAG